Below is a genomic region from Billgrantia tianxiuensis.
CCGAACTCGTCGAAGGATGGAAGAACCAATCCCTTCTCGAGGTGGCGCGCCATATCAAGCCCACGGTGCTGATCGGCGTGTCGGGCCAGCCGGGTCTGTTCTCCGAGGACGTGATCCGCGCCATGCACGCTGGCTGCGAGCGCCCGGTGATCATGCCGCTCTCCAACCCCACCTCCCGCGCCGAGGCCACGCCCGCGGACGTGATCGAGTGGACCGACGGCCAGGCGCTGGTGGCGACCGGTAGCCCCTTCATGCCGGTGGTGCACAATGGCAAGACCTATCCCATCGCCCAGTGCAACAATGCCTACATCTTCCCCGGCATCGGCCTCGGCGTGGTGGCCAGCGGTGCCAAGCGGATCACCGACACCATGCTGATGACCGCGTCCCGGGCGCTGGCGCGCGAGGCGCCGCTGGTCAAGGAGGGCAAAGGGGCCTTGCTGCCGCCGCTGTCGCAGATCCGCGAACTCTCCAAGGCCATTGCCTTCGAAGTTGCCGCCCAGGCCCAGCAGGAGGGCGTGGCGCTGCGTACCGATGGTATCAAGCTGCGCCAGGCGATCGAGCGCAGCAGCTGGACGCCGGAGTATCGGGACTACCGCCGTCGCGCGTTCTAGGTTGCGAGCCATGGGCTACGGGTCTCGAGTTGCGGGCTAAAATGCTGCCCGAAGCCCAATACAAATAGCCCCCGCCGGTTAACCGGCAGGGGCTTTCGCGCGAGCGCAGGCTGAAGGAACGGACTTACGCCGCGCCGATCATCCGCCGCAGCACGTAGTGGAGGATACCGCCGTGGCGGTAGTACTCCAGCTCGTTGGCGGTGTCGATGCGGCACAGCGCCTCGATGCGCTTCTCGCCCTTGTCGCTCTTCACAATGACCGTGACCTTCCCGCCTGGGGTGAGGTTGGCCAGCCCTTCGATGGAGATCGTTTCGTCGCCGCTCAGGCCCAGAGTCTTGCGGCTCTCGCCCTCGGGGAACTGCAGCGGCACCACGCCCATGCCGATCAGGTTGGAGCGGTGGATGCGCTCGTAGGATTCGGCAAGCACCGCGCGTACGCCGAGCAGGCGCGTGCCCTTGGCCGCCCAGTCGCGCGAGGAGCCGGTGCCGTACTCCTTGCCGGCTATCACCACCAGCGGTGTGCCCTTCTCCTGATACTTCATGGCGGCGTCGTAGATCGCCATCTGCTCGCCCGAAGGCACGTGGCGGGTCTCACCGCCGACCACGCCGTCGAGCATCTCGTTGCGGATGCGCACGTTGGCAAAAGTGCCGCGCATCATTACCTCGTGGTTGCCACGCCGCGAGCCGTAGGAGTTGAAGTCTACCGGCTTGATGCCGCGCTCCTGCAGGTAGCGTCCGGCGGGGCTGTCGGGCTTGATGGAGCCGGCCGGAGAGATGTGGTCGGTGGTCACCGAGTCGCCCAGCAGGGCGAGGATATGGGCATTCTCGACGTCCTCGATGGGCTCCGGATCGCGGCCCATGCCCTCGAAGAAGGGCGGGTGCTGGATGTAGGTGGAGGAGGGCGACCACTCGTAGACCTGGCTCTGCGGTACCTGCAGTGCCTTCCACGTCTCGTCGCCTTCGAAGACCTCGGCGTACTCCTTGCGGAACATGTCGGTCTTCACCTTCTCCACGGCATTGGCAATATCGGCCTGGGAGGGCCAGATATCCTGCAGGTAGACCGGGTTGCCGTCCCGGTCCTCGCCCAACGGATCCTGGCTGAGGTCCAGACGCACGTTACCGGCCAGAGCGTAGGCCACCACCAGCGGCGGTGAGGCGAGCCAGTTGGTCTTCACCAGCGGATGGATGCGACCCTCGAAGTTGCGGTTGCCGGAGAGCACCGAAGCCACGGTGAGATCGCCCTCCTCGACTGCCTTCTCGATGGGCGTAGGTAGCGGACCGGAGTTACCGATACAGGTAGTGCAGCCGTAGCCCACCAGGTTGAAGCCCAGGGCATCCAGGTCTTCCTGCACACCGCCAGCCTCGAGGTATTCGGTTACCACCTTGGAGCCGGGGGCCAGCGAGGTCTTGACCCAGGGCTTGGTCTTGAGCCCCTTGGCTCGAGCGTTGCGTGCCAGCAGGCCGGCGGCCAGCATCACGCTGGGGTTGGAGGTGTTGGTGCAGGAGGTAATGGCGGCGATCACCACGGCGCCGGGATTGAGCATGAACTGCTCACCGTCCAGCTCGACGTTCTGGCTGTCGTGGTGCTCGTAGCTATCGTGCACCCCGACCGCGGTCTGGCCTCCCTCGGAGAACAGCCGGCCTTTTTCCTCGCTGGGAAGCGGCTTGTCGCCGTTTTCTCCCTCCATTAGCTTCTCGAAGGTCGCCTTCATGTCTTTCAGGGCAACGCGGTCCTGAGGGCGCTTGGGCCCGGCCAGGCTGGCTTCGACATCGCCCAGGTCGAGGTGCAGGGTATCGCTGAAGATTGGCTCGTCACCGGGTTCCCGCCACAGCCCCTGGGTCTTGCAGTACGCCTCCACCAGGGCGATCTGGGCATCGTCTCGGCCGGTCAGGCGCAGGTAGGCGAGCGTTTCGTCATCGACCGGGAAAAAGCCGCAGGTGGCGCCATATTCCGGCGCCATGTTGGCAATGGTCGCACGGTCGGCCAACGGCAGGTCGGCCAGGCCATCGCCGTAGAACTCGACGAACTTGCCCACCACGCCACGGCTGCGCAGCATCTGGGTCACCGTCAGCACCAGGTCGGTGGCGGTGATGCCCTCCTTGAGCTTGCCGGTGAGCTTGAAACCCACCACCTCGGGGATCAACATCGACACCGGCTGGCCGAGCATGGCGGCTTCGGCCTCGATACCGCCCACGCCCCAGCCGAGCACGCCGAGGCCGTTGATCATGGTGGTATGGGAGTCGGTGCCCACCAGGGTGTCGGGGTAGGCGAAGGTCTTACCGTTCTCCTCCTTGGTCCACACCGTACGGCCCAGATACTCCAGGTTCACCTGGTGACAGATGCCGGTGCCCGGCGGCACCACGCGGAAGTTGTCGAAGGCGTCCTGGCCCCAGCGCAGGAATTCATAGCGCTCGCGGTTGCGCTGCATCTCGATGGCGACGTTGTCCTTGAAAGCGGTGGGATTACCGAACTTGTCGACCATCACCGAGTGATCGATGACGAGATCCACCGGCGAGAGGGGGTTGATACGCGAGGGATCCTCGCCGAGCTTCTGCACCGCGGCGCGCATCGAGGCCAGATCCACCACGCCGGGAACGCCGGTGAAATCCTGCATCAGCACCCTGGCCGGGCGATAGCCGATCTCGCGGCTGGAGCGCCCCCCCTGCTGCCAGTCGACCAGGGCCTGAAGGTCCTCGCGGGCCACGCTCGGATCGTCGGCGAAGCGCAGTTGGTTCTCCAGCAGGATCTTCAGGGTCTTCGGCAGCCTGTCGATGTTGCCCAGGGCATTGGCTGCCTGCGGCAGGCTGTAGTAGTGATAGGTGGTGCCGCCGGCGTCCAGGGTCTGCAGGGTATCCGGCATCTCGTCACGGCTCATGAAAGCCTCCTGTCACGGTAATGAACGGTCCTTTTCTTCAGTCTCATGCCTAACACATGGTCATGATAGGTCTCCCTTTCAAGCGCTGCCCAAGGTTTCTATGCTGAACGAAAGACCGTTGCATGGCGCTGATGCTCCGCCGAGGGAAGGGGCGGCGCTTGGGGAGGTCCCGCATGCATGAAGAGCGGCTCGACAGCTATTCGGTCCACTGCCCTTACTGCAGCATGCCTTTCGACCTGCTGGTCGATGTCTCTCAAGGCAGTCACGCAACCTGGGAGGACTGCCCCTACTGCTGCTCGCCGATCCAGGTTCGGGTAGAGGTATCGCCGATCGAAGGCGAGCTGGAAGCCCTGGTGCTGGGGCGCGACGACGAGGTGCTGTAACGTTCCCATGAGGGGAAAGAGGTACCACGCCCCGGACGCCCGAGACTGGTACAATGGCCTCAACCATGCTCCCGGTAACGTGCGACGACACGTCCGGGGCGAGACACGTCATGCCTCATCCCGTTTTCGAGTTGCGAGGATCTCTTCATGAGCGAAGCGCGTCACGAACGCCTGATCATCCTGGGCTCCGGTCCGGCCGGCTATACTGCTGCCGTCTACGCGGCGCGGGCCAACCTCAAGCCGGTCCTGATCACCGGCATTCAGGCCGGTGGTCAGCTGACTACTACTACCGATGTGGACAATTGGCCCGGTGACGATGCCGGCGTGCAGGGGCCGGAACTCATGGAGCGCATGAAGCGTCATGCCGAGCGCTTCGATACCGAAGTGCTGTTCGACCACATCCATGAGGTGGACCTGCGCAACCGCCCCTTCACCCTCAAGGGCGACAGCGGCAGCTATACCTGCGATGCGCTGATCATCGCCACCGGTGCCAGTGCGCGCTACCTGGGGCTGCCGTCCGAGCAGCAGTTCATGGGCCAGGGGGTGTCGGCCTGTGCCACCTGCGATGGTTTCTTCTACCGCAACAAGGAGGTCGTGGTGGTGGGCGGCGGCAATACCGCCGTGGAAGAGGCGCTCTACCTCTCCAACATCGCCTCCAAGGTCACCCTGGTGCACCGCCGCGACAGCCTGCGCGCGGAGAAGATCCTGCAAGACAAGCTGCGTGAGAAGGCCGAGAACGGCAACGTCGTGCTCGAATGGAACCACGTCCTGGAAGAAGTGCTGGGCGATGCCAGCGGTGTGACCGGCGTACGCATCCGTTCCACCATCGACGACAGCGTGAAGGAGATCGCCGCCCCTGGCGTGTTCATCGCCATCGGCCACAGCCCCAACACCGGCATCTTCGAGGGTCAGTTGGAGATGCACGACGGCTACATCAAGGTGAAGTCCGGCCTCGAGGGCAACGCTACCGCTACCAGCGTGCCGGGCGTGTTCGCCGCCGGCGACGTGATGGATCACGTCTACCGGCAGGCGGTGACCTCCGCCGGCACCGGCTGCATGGCGGCACTGGATGCGGAGCGCTACCTCGACGACCTGTAGAACGCGGCTACGCTGCTGCTCTTCTCTCTTCCTTCTTCAGTAATGCGGCGGCACCTCATCCTGCGGTGACGGTGCCGTCATCTCCGAATCCTGCAGCGCCCGCTGCTGGTCGCGCAGCTTTTCCTGCATCAGGGTATTGATCCGCTCCAGCTGCGCCAGGCGCCGTTCCTGGGCAGCCACCGCCTGGTCCAGCGTATCCAGCCAGTGTTCCTGGTAGGCGATGCGGCTCTCCAGTGTCTCCAGTCGGGCGGCGAGCGTATGCTCGGGGCTCATGCTAGAATCGTCGCGCTGCGTGTCGCTGTTCATCGTGACACCTTCATTGGCCGACGGGGCCTTGGGTCGCGTCGTCATCTGACATCCTGTTTCATCAATTCCACATAACAAGTGAGCAATACGGATCCATGAATCGCAAGGTTATCATTCGCTGTACGCTGATCAGCCTCCTGCTGGCGCTGCCGGCTCCGTTGCTGATCGCACTGTTCATTTCACTGACCGGAGGCGATCTGGCACGCCAGCTGTTCGCCATGCTCGAGGTCGAGGGTGTAGCGGCGGTCTATTTCGCCGTGGCGGCGGCGGCCTTCGTGCTGCTGCTGATCGCAACTCTCACACTGCATGCCTTCAGTCCCAGGCTTGCAGTGCTGGCCGATGTCGAGAACGACGATCGCGAGATCGGCGAGGTCAAATGGTTCAACGTTAACAAAGGTTACGGCTTCATCAAGCGTGAGAGCGGCGAGGATGTGTTCGTCCATTTCCGCGCCATTCGCGGCCGTGGGCACCGCACCCTGGCCGAGGGGCAGAAGGTGCGCTACCACGTGATCGAGAATGAGCGGGGGCTACAAGCCGACGACGTCACGGTAATCACCTGAACGAAGCGCCTGCGCTCGACCAGGCGTTGTTGGAAGCGTGGGGAAGAGCAATCCCGCCTAGCCTGGTCATCGCTCGGCAGCTTCTCGCATTGAGTCCCGCTCTATCACAACCCATCGCCTCGCACGTTTTGACGTGCGGGGCGATGTCGTTTCGGGTCACTGGCCGGAGTCGGGCCAGTCGATGGCATTTTCGCTGCCGTCGGGCAGTACCTGCCAGAAGCGGTCGGGGTCGTCGCCAGGCTGCCAGCCGCCAAGCGAGCAGCGGACCTCACAGTCGAGCCGGGTGGCGGCGTCGCGGGCGCAGTCGGCGTCGCGCGGCCACGGTGTGTGAGCGCTGTCGAACCACAGGCTGGCAAAGCCGTCGGCAGCTTTTTCCACCAGCAGCACCGGTACCTCGTGCCCCTCGTAATGGCCGCGGGTTTGCCACTTGTTACGCCCGGCGCCGCGCAGTGGAGCGGCATCCAGCATTTCGCCGAGCCAGGCATCGATGGCCTCGAATGGGGTCTGACGCAGGTAGATCTCAATGTCCGGATAGCGCATGGGGCTCTCGTGCAAGTCTGGCATGGCGAACCTCTCGGCGCGGTCAGGGCTGGGCGGTGCCGTTGACGAAGAGCTTGGCCAGGATCGCTTCATAGACCTGGCTCAGATCGTCGAGATCGGCGGCGCGCACGCATTCGTTGGCCTGGTGGATGGTGGCGTTGCGTGGCCCCAGCTCTACTACCTGGCTGCCCAACGTGGCAATGAAGCGTCCATCCGACGTGCCGCCGCTGGTCGAAAGCTGGGGCTGGCGGCCGAGCACCGCTTCCACGCCGTGCAGGGCGGCTTCCACCAGTTCGCCTTCGGCGGTCAGGAAAGGCTCGCCGTTGAGTGTCCAGTCGAGCTGATACTCGAGACCGTGGGCATCGAGTATCGCTTCGGTGCGTGAGCGCAGCTGTTCATGGGTCACTTCGGTGGAGAAGCGGAAGTTGAACACCACCTCCACATCGCCGGGGATTACATTGGTGGCCCCGGTGCCGGCACGCAGGTTGGAGATCTGGAAGCTGGTGGCTGGGAAGAAGTCGTTGCCGCTGTCCCAGTGTTCACGTACCAACGCGTCGAGTGCCGGCAGCGCCTGGTGAATCGGGTTGCGCGCCAGATGCGGGTAGGCCACATGGCCCTGGATTCCCCTGACGTGCAGCACGCCGCCGAGCGAGCCGCGACGACCGTTCTTGATCACATCGCCGAGCGCGTCGGTGGAGGAGGGCTCGCCGACGATACAGTAATCGAGGCGCTCGTTGCGCTCGCGCAGGTGCTCGACCACGGCCCGAGTGCCGTCCACCGCGGGCCCCTCCTCGTCGGAGGTGATGAGGAAAGCGATCCGCCCGTGGTGGTCGGGGTGGGCGCTGACGAAGCGCTCCACCGCAGTGATCATTGCCGCCAAGCTGCCTTTCATGTCGGCCGAACCGCGGCCGCGCAGCATGCCCTCGTCATCGATGCAGGGCTCGAAGGGGGGCGTCTCCCAGTGCACGTGGGGGCCGCTCGGCACCACGTCGGTATGGCCGGCGAAGGCCAGTACCGGGCCGTGATGGCCATGGGTCGCCCAGAAGTTCTCCACGTCGCCGAAGGGAAGGCGCTCGATTTGGAAGCCCAGCCGCTCCAGGCGCTCTATCATCAGCGCCTGGCAGCCAAGGTCGTCGGGGGTGACCGAGGGGCGGCGAATCAGCTCGAAGGCGAGCTGCAGGGTCGCGGAGAGCCCCTGTGGATCAGTTATGGGCATGCAGGGCCTCGTTGAGCGCGATGGCACTCTTGTTGGTCAGGCACTCGATGCGGCCGTTCTGAGAGTTGCGACGCAGCAGTAGGTCGCTCTGACCGGCCAGTTCGCGTGCCGCCACGGTCTTGACCTCTTGGCCCTGGTCGTCGAGCAGGGTGACCTTGGCCCCGGCGGTGATGTAGAGACCGGCCTCGACGGTGCAGCGATCGCCCAGCGGGATGCCGATGCCGGCGTTGGCACCGATCAGGCAGCCTTCACCCACCTTGATGACGATGTTGCCGCCGCCGGAAAGAGTGCCCATGGTGGAGCAGCCGCCGCCCAGGTCGGAGCCTTTGCCCACCATCACGCCGGCCGAGATACGGCCCTCGATCATGCCCGGACCCTCGGTGCCGGCGTTGAAGTTGACGAAGCCCTCATGCATCACGGTGGTGCCTTCGCCCAGGTAGGCGCCCAGGCGCACTCGCGCGGTGTCGGCGATGCGCACGCCGCTGGGCACCACGTAGTCGGTCATCTTGGGGAACTTGTCGACGCAGTCCACCGACAGCGTGCGCCCCTCCAGGCGCGCCTTGAGGCGGCGGGCGGGCAGCTCCTCGATGTCGATCGGGCCTTCGCTGGTCCAGGCCACGTTGCGCAGCAGGCCGAACATGCCGGTGAGGTCGACGCCATGCGGCTTGACCAGGCGATGCGACAGCAGGTGCAGCTTGAGGTAGACCTCGGGTGCGCTCTGCGGCGGCAGGTCGTTTTCCAGGAAGGTGGCGACCAGCGGCCGCTGGCTGGCGGCCAATGCCTCGACCAGCTCCGCCTGAGCCACGTGGCCCGCTGCCTTGAGCGCCTCGGCAAGCTTGGCACAGTGCTCCGGCAGGAAGCTGACGGCGCTATTACCGGTGGGAACGTCGAGCACCTTGCCGACAGCCTCCACCAGGCTGGCATCCGGCTTGAGCAGCGGCGCCGGATAGTAGATCTCCAGCCAATCGCCCTGGGTGTTCTGGGTGCCGATTCCGAAGGCAAAACTCAGCATGTGGTGTCCTCACGTCTTGAAGGGGATGGGCTTCAGCCCTTGAGATCGTCGTAGTCGCCGTCGCGGTAGCCGACGCGTATCTCGTCGCCGGTATCGAGCAACGGCCGCTTGAGCAAGGTGGGATTGGCCATGATCAGCGCGCGGGCCTTGTTGGCGTCGAGGTCCTGCTTGTCCTCCTCGGGGAGGTTGCGCCAGGTGGTACTGCGCCGGTTGAGGGCCTCCAGCACCGGGACTCGCGCCAGGATATGCTCGAGCAGCGCCGCGGAGAGGCCGTCCTCGCGCAGGTCGTGTACCTGGTAAGGCAGTCCCTTCTCTTCCAGGGCCTTGCGCGCCTTGCGGCAGGTGTCGCAGTTCTTGATCACGAAGAGGGTTGCCATCATGCACTCCTTTCGATGAAACGGCGAATTCGATGGGCGGCTTCCACGGTAGCCTCGCGTTCGGCCACCAGTGCCAGCCGCACGCGGCCCGCACCGGGATTGATGCCATCGATGCCCAGGCGTCCCATGTAGGCGCCGGGCAGCACGCTGACATGCTCCGCGGCGAACAGGGCTCGGGTGAAGGCCTCGTCGTCGCCGCCCGGTACCGCCGGCCATAGATAGAAACTGGCCTCGGGCGCGGGAAATTCAAGCACCGGGGCGAGAATTTCGCTCACCGCGGCGAACTTCTCGCGATAGGCGTTGCGGTTGTCGCGTACGTGGCTCTCGTCGTTCCAGGCGGTGATCGAGGCGTGCTGCAGCGGCAGCGACATGGCGCAGCCATGATAGGTGCGGTAGCGCTTGAACGGTGCGATCAGCTCGGCGTCGCCAGCGACGAACCCCGAGCGAAGCCCTGGCAGGTTGGAGCGCTTGGAGAGCGAGTGGAATACCAGGCAGCGGCGGTAGTCGTGGCGGCCGATGGCGGCGCAGGCCTCGAGCAGCCCCGGTGGTGGAGAGCCCTCGTCGAGGTAGAGCTCGGAGTAGCATTCATCGGAGGCGATGATGAAGTCGAACTCATCGGCCAGGGCGATCAGTTTCTCGAACTCGGCACGCGGCGTGACCGCACCGGTGGGGTTGCCCGGCGAGCAGAGGAAGACGACCTGCACCTCGCGCCAGGTGTCGGCCGGTACGGCATCGAAGTCGGGGCGAAAACCGCTCTCGGCCCGGCAGTCGAGATAGAGCGGTTGACCGCCGGCGAGCAGGGTGGCGCCTTCATAGATCTGGTAGAAGGGGTTGGGCACTGCCACCCGGGCCGGACGGCTGCGGTCCAGGGCCGCCTGGACGAAGGCGAAGATCGCCTCGCGGGTACCGTTGACCGGCAGCACCTGGCGCTCGGCGTCGAGCCCCTCGAGTCCGAAGCGCTGCGTGGCCCAGCCGGCGATGGCGTCGCGCAGCTCGGGAATGCCGGCGGTGGCCGGGTAGCGGGCGAAGTCGAGCTGATGCGCCGCGAGGGTCTCCAGCGCGGCGCCGAAGGGGGCGTGCTGCGGCTCGCCGATGGTCAGCGGGATAGGTGAGAGTCCTTCGGGAGGCGTCACGCCGGACTTCAGTTTGGCAAGCCTTTCGAACGGATAGGGCTTGAGGGCGTCGAGATCGGGGTTCATTGGTGTCCAGGCGCCGTGGGGCGGCGTCGTTGTCGTGTCTGCAGGCAGACCGACGATTATAGGGAAGCCCCCGGCTCGCCTCAAACTTGTCGGCGCGCGCCTCAGCCCGCCACGTCCAGCACTTCGATCAGGCGCTCGCGCAGGCGCTGCTGACGCTCGGGGTCGGTCAGCGGTGCGCCTGACTTGTCGGTGATGAAGAAGACGTCCTCGACCCGTTCGCCCAGGGTGGCGATCTTGGCCGCCGAGAGCGAGATGTCCTGCTCCATGAAGATGCGGCCTACCCGGGCCAGCAGGCCGGGGCGGTCGGGCGCGGTCAGCTCCAGCAGGGTGCGCTCGTTGGCCGGGTCCTGCTCGATCAGCACCTCGGTGGGCACCTTGAAGTGGCGCAGCTGGCGCGGTGTGTGACGGGTGACGATCTGGGGATAATCCTCGGGGTCATCGAGTTCCTCGACCAGGTGGGCGCGGATCTCTTCGATGCGCCCCGGGTCGCGTATCGCACGGCCCTGGTCATCGAGCACGATGAAGGTGTTGAGCGTCCAGTCGTTGCTCGAGGTGGCGATACGCGCGTCGTGAATCGATAGTCCCAACTGCTCCATGGCGGCGGCGGTGGCGGCGAACAGGTCGTCCACCGAGCGGGTATGGATGAAGACCTTGGTGCCCCCCTCGGACATGTCGTCGGTGGGGGCGCTTATCAGCACCAGCGGCAGCGCCGACTCGCGGTGGGCGAGGATGCCCAGGGTCTGCCAGACGATCTCGCTGGGGGCGTACTGTAGGAAATACTCCTCGCCAAGCTGTTCCCACAAGCGCTCGACCCGGCTCAGGTCGGCGCCTACCGTGGTCAGCAGCGAGCGCGCCTCGCTGCGGGTCTCGGCGACCCACTCCTCGCGATCGAGCGGGTTGTCCAGGCCGCGCCGCAGGGCTCGCTTGGTCTCGGCGTGGAGCTGGCGCAGCAGCGATGCGCGCCAGCCGTTCCACAGCGTCGGGTTGGTGGCATTGATGTCGGCCACGGTCAGCACGTAGAGGTAGTCCAGGCGGGTCTCGTCGCCCACCAGAGTGGCGAATTCGCGAATCACGTCGGGATCGGTGATGTCGCGCTTCTGCGCCACCATGGACATCACCAGGTGGTTTTCCACCAGCCAACTGATTAACCGGGTATCCCGTTGCGACAGGCCGTGCCGCTCGGCGAAGCGCTCCACGTCGCGGGCGCCGAGGATCGAATGGTCGCCGCCGCGCCCCTTGCCGATGTCATGGTAGAGCCCGGCGATCCACAACAGCTCCAGCTTGGGTAACTGGTGCACCAGCGCTGCCGCTACCGGGAAGTCATCGCTCGCCTGCGGTTTGCGGAACTGATGAATGCACTTGAGCAGGCGCAGGGTATGGGCGTCCACGGTGTAGATGTGGAACAGGTCATGCTGCATCAGCCCGACGGCCTGGCCGAACTCCGGCAGGTACTTGCCGAGCACGCCGTAGCGGTTCATGCGCCGGAGCTGGCGTGCCACGTTGCCGCTGGAACGCAGCAGTGACATGAACAGGTGCTGGTGGTGTTCGTCGTCGCGGTAGAGGTCGTCGATCAGATGACGATTGTCGCGAATCAGGCGAATGGTGTCGGCACGCACGCCCTCGATCTCGGGGTGCTCGGCCATCAGCAGGAACAGCTCGAGCAAGGCGGAGGGATGCTCGCGAAACACCGAGCGGTGGCGCGCCTTGATGTAGCTGCCCTCGATCGCGAAGCGCTCGTTGAGGGCGACGGTCTCCAGTCGCTCTCCGTCGCGCAGGATCGCCTCGTCGAAGTGCTGCAGCAGCATGTCATTGAGCCCTGCCAGCGCGGTGACATGGCGATAGTAACGCTTCATGAACTGCTCGACGGCGAGGCGCTCGGGCGTGTCGCGAAAGCCGAACAGCTCGGCGATGGTGCGCTGATGGTCGAACAGCAAGCGATCCTCGGCGCGGCCGGTGAGCATGTGCAGCGCGTAGCGCACCTGCCACAGGAAGGCCTGGCCCTGGCTCAGGATGCGC
It encodes:
- the dapD gene encoding 2,3,4,5-tetrahydropyridine-2,6-dicarboxylate N-succinyltransferase; translated protein: MLSFAFGIGTQNTQGDWLEIYYPAPLLKPDASLVEAVGKVLDVPTGNSAVSFLPEHCAKLAEALKAAGHVAQAELVEALAASQRPLVATFLENDLPPQSAPEVYLKLHLLSHRLVKPHGVDLTGMFGLLRNVAWTSEGPIDIEELPARRLKARLEGRTLSVDCVDKFPKMTDYVVPSGVRIADTARVRLGAYLGEGTTVMHEGFVNFNAGTEGPGMIEGRISAGVMVGKGSDLGGGCSTMGTLSGGGNIVIKVGEGCLIGANAGIGIPLGDRCTVEAGLYITAGAKVTLLDDQGQEVKTVAARELAGQSDLLLRRNSQNGRIECLTNKSAIALNEALHAHN
- the dapC gene encoding succinyldiaminopimelate transaminase, producing the protein MNPDLDALKPYPFERLAKLKSGVTPPEGLSPIPLTIGEPQHAPFGAALETLAAHQLDFARYPATAGIPELRDAIAGWATQRFGLEGLDAERQVLPVNGTREAIFAFVQAALDRSRPARVAVPNPFYQIYEGATLLAGGQPLYLDCRAESGFRPDFDAVPADTWREVQVVFLCSPGNPTGAVTPRAEFEKLIALADEFDFIIASDECYSELYLDEGSPPPGLLEACAAIGRHDYRRCLVFHSLSKRSNLPGLRSGFVAGDAELIAPFKRYRTYHGCAMSLPLQHASITAWNDESHVRDNRNAYREKFAAVSEILAPVLEFPAPEASFYLWPAVPGGDDEAFTRALFAAEHVSVLPGAYMGRLGIDGINPGAGRVRLALVAEREATVEAAHRIRRFIERSA
- the dapE gene encoding succinyl-diaminopimelate desuccinylase, yielding MPITDPQGLSATLQLAFELIRRPSVTPDDLGCQALMIERLERLGFQIERLPFGDVENFWATHGHHGPVLAFAGHTDVVPSGPHVHWETPPFEPCIDDEGMLRGRGSADMKGSLAAMITAVERFVSAHPDHHGRIAFLITSDEEGPAVDGTRAVVEHLRERNERLDYCIVGEPSSTDALGDVIKNGRRGSLGGVLHVRGIQGHVAYPHLARNPIHQALPALDALVREHWDSGNDFFPATSFQISNLRAGTGATNVIPGDVEVVFNFRFSTEVTHEQLRSRTEAILDAHGLEYQLDWTLNGEPFLTAEGELVEAALHGVEAVLGRQPQLSTSGGTSDGRFIATLGSQVVELGPRNATIHQANECVRAADLDDLSQVYEAILAKLFVNGTAQP
- a CDS encoding Spx/MgsR family RNA polymerase-binding regulatory protein, translated to MATLFVIKNCDTCRKARKALEEKGLPYQVHDLREDGLSAALLEHILARVPVLEALNRRSTTWRNLPEEDKQDLDANKARALIMANPTLLKRPLLDTGDEIRVGYRDGDYDDLKG
- a CDS encoding SlyX family protein, which produces MTTRPKAPSANEGVTMNSDTQRDDSSMSPEHTLAARLETLESRIAYQEHWLDTLDQAVAAQERRLAQLERINTLMQEKLRDQQRALQDSEMTAPSPQDEVPPHY
- a CDS encoding cold-shock protein yields the protein MNRKVIIRCTLISLLLALPAPLLIALFISLTGGDLARQLFAMLEVEGVAAVYFAVAAAAFVLLLIATLTLHAFSPRLAVLADVENDDREIGEVKWFNVNKGYGFIKRESGEDVFVHFRAIRGRGHRTLAEGQKVRYHVIENERGLQADDVTVIT
- the acnA gene encoding aconitate hydratase AcnA: MSRDEMPDTLQTLDAGGTTYHYYSLPQAANALGNIDRLPKTLKILLENQLRFADDPSVAREDLQALVDWQQGGRSSREIGYRPARVLMQDFTGVPGVVDLASMRAAVQKLGEDPSRINPLSPVDLVIDHSVMVDKFGNPTAFKDNVAIEMQRNRERYEFLRWGQDAFDNFRVVPPGTGICHQVNLEYLGRTVWTKEENGKTFAYPDTLVGTDSHTTMINGLGVLGWGVGGIEAEAAMLGQPVSMLIPEVVGFKLTGKLKEGITATDLVLTVTQMLRSRGVVGKFVEFYGDGLADLPLADRATIANMAPEYGATCGFFPVDDETLAYLRLTGRDDAQIALVEAYCKTQGLWREPGDEPIFSDTLHLDLGDVEASLAGPKRPQDRVALKDMKATFEKLMEGENGDKPLPSEEKGRLFSEGGQTAVGVHDSYEHHDSQNVELDGEQFMLNPGAVVIAAITSCTNTSNPSVMLAAGLLARNARAKGLKTKPWVKTSLAPGSKVVTEYLEAGGVQEDLDALGFNLVGYGCTTCIGNSGPLPTPIEKAVEEGDLTVASVLSGNRNFEGRIHPLVKTNWLASPPLVVAYALAGNVRLDLSQDPLGEDRDGNPVYLQDIWPSQADIANAVEKVKTDMFRKEYAEVFEGDETWKALQVPQSQVYEWSPSSTYIQHPPFFEGMGRDPEPIEDVENAHILALLGDSVTTDHISPAGSIKPDSPAGRYLQERGIKPVDFNSYGSRRGNHEVMMRGTFANVRIRNEMLDGVVGGETRHVPSGEQMAIYDAAMKYQEKGTPLVVIAGKEYGTGSSRDWAAKGTRLLGVRAVLAESYERIHRSNLIGMGVVPLQFPEGESRKTLGLSGDETISIEGLANLTPGGKVTVIVKSDKGEKRIEALCRIDTANELEYYRHGGILHYVLRRMIGAA
- the trxB gene encoding thioredoxin-disulfide reductase, whose translation is MSEARHERLIILGSGPAGYTAAVYAARANLKPVLITGIQAGGQLTTTTDVDNWPGDDAGVQGPELMERMKRHAERFDTEVLFDHIHEVDLRNRPFTLKGDSGSYTCDALIIATGASARYLGLPSEQQFMGQGVSACATCDGFFYRNKEVVVVGGGNTAVEEALYLSNIASKVTLVHRRDSLRAEKILQDKLREKAENGNVVLEWNHVLEEVLGDASGVTGVRIRSTIDDSVKEIAAPGVFIAIGHSPNTGIFEGQLEMHDGYIKVKSGLEGNATATSVPGVFAAGDVMDHVYRQAVTSAGTGCMAALDAERYLDDL
- a CDS encoding CPXCG motif-containing cysteine-rich protein yields the protein MHEERLDSYSVHCPYCSMPFDLLVDVSQGSHATWEDCPYCCSPIQVRVEVSPIEGELEALVLGRDDEVL